ACCTGGAGTACTTTCCAATGTGACAGAGTAACTAGGAATGAATGATCTGACCTGGGCCCACAGCAGGCCAGCTGGGCACGGCCTGGGGGAGTCACGTATCAAAGACACTGGGGAGGCAATGTCACATGACCTGTGTGCATTGCCAAGTATAGTGGAAGACATACAGTCATTCTTTCatcttcaaataaaaaaaacattgcataagCCATGCAGTCATATataaaatattataatttcaGATAAATTAAGGCAAAGGATGACAGTATGAGTGAAAGACAGAGATCACCATGTGCCTGTCAAGTGTGAACATGACAACAATGCAGAACAGGAGCAACCAACGCCCCGAGTACCAAGTTAGCCTGAAAGGACTATagttacatttatatatatgtagatcTTGTAAAACAAATTGCCAAATAGCATAATACTTAATTATCCTTTTCATTCTGACAAGATAAAGTGTTTAACTTTTCTTaattcaatattatttttcactACAAACTGACCACTTGCTGATCACTGGAACACATAAAATAATGTTATTAAGACTGTTTTGCAATAAAAATTAGAGGTTGCTTAATACAAACACATGATGAAAGGATCAATATggttccctctttcttccaaTTAAAAACTACAATCTCATGTATTGTTGCTATCTGACATTCTTGGACATTACCTGCACACACCAAACTCATCTCCAAATTATTCCAGGAACCAATATTTGTACATAATTGGGATAATGAATTCCTTGACAtaaagaccttttttttttccttttatctgtaTTCATGCCTTCTTCCATAATTTCTTATGAAGGCATTCCCTCTATCCACTCATTCGCTCCCTAGATCGTTTGAAATACTGtgatgaattctctctctctctctctctctcttattatgcAGGATATCTCTCCTAATAAGTTTCTCTCTAATTTTCTATAcatcaattacttttttttgttttcttttaacacATCTAAACGTTTCATATACTACTGCTCACCTTAAATCagttttcacatatttttacttttttgaggatttttttttctcttctccattcttgcttctttcttttgttcataaGTTAATATAGCACACATTATGTCTTACCAgtgctaacttttttttaaattttatgtcAGTCTTTCTAATTTTTGTAACAGTAAATATTAAAGTAAAATATATgtgccacacacacaattaagtaCTTCCACTACTAATACTTATTCTCACCAGAGCCACGCAGTTTCTCAGCCAGTtcaagggagaagagaatgttGCACAGTTTGCTCTGTGAATACGCCTTAAGCAGGCTGTAGCTTCTCTTCTTAAAGTTGAGATCCTTCAAATTAAGCCGCCATACGAAGAAGTGGGCAAGTGAAGATACGTTGACGACACGGCTGGGTGCACTCTCCTTGAGGCGTTCTGGAAGGAAAGTAGCAGGTGAAATGTAGAAGTGACAGGTCTTGAATTAATTCTATAAAATAATTATGCTATTCTAAAGCCTTTTAAATTTTGTGTGATTTaagaaaatagagtaaaaactggaaaataaaaaaaaaaaaatagatgaggaagaagggaaggttttcaattacaaaaacaaaataacaaaaatatgaataaacgtTAAGGTGATTATTAATAGTTAGTTATTAACTAGTTATGATTCCCTATCTTTCCTCACTTTGAGACGCTAATCTATGGTATGAATAAGTGGAGGGTTagaagaaggaagtagagaCCACGGGGACAAGAGCAGTAAAAGCTGTGAACATCCACAAACCACAGATTCTGCAACATGATTATTCTTATTTCTGTAGTAAAATGTACTATAGAATACCATTATAGTGCTAGGTTAGATATGAAGGTTTTATCATAAGCATTCTATATACCACATTGTATCATTTGTGACAATAGTGGCTCAAGTGTATTGTAAATCACTACATAGATGTATacttttttaattttgtaaGTGCACATTTAAAAGGTCATAtattttgttaaaaaaatattacatgttGATTATGTAAATTGTTTAGTATTAATTTGACTCTATGTATTTGTAATTTGGGGAACATGTATTGTATATGGATTTCTTCTGGGGTGCTGCCAGGTCAGAGTGAGCAGCAAAGTCCAGGTGAGACAGTGTTTGATAGACATCTGAGTTATTTGTGAACAGGTGTCATGTGGGGCACACCTACTGTATGATGCAGTTACTGGTATAAAGGAATGGAGCTGGGTAACTAGTGTCCAGTGAAAGGCTATGGGAGGAGATGTGtaagtatttagctttgtttttAATGTAAAGTGATGTTTTCCAgtgaagtgtttatgagtgttatgTACAAATGTTCAGTGGCAAATATCTGTTTATGTTGCATGTTTATATACATTCATCCTTGCTACACTTGCATTTTATTCTGTCTGCAGTACATTGCATAAAGTACGTATGTACTATTTATCCTTATGTTATGCACTTCTGTGTGataattattgtattattagtgATTGGCTGTTATACTATTTACCATTAAATACCTTATTTGCTACAACATTGTTTCCAGGGCATTATTGGGCTTGTTTATTGTGTTTAGACAAACTTAAAAATTACATGTCGAAACATTACAGTAAAAAGTACTGTAGCAGTCTTCTCGACCTTCAGTGAACATCCAGCACCATTCAGTACTACACAATTTCCAAACTTGTAAGTCAAAATAGAGTAAGTAGGATAAGATCAAAATGGATGACTGATTAGATTAAGAAAAGCATCATCCTACACTTAATAGAATCTTGTAATAACACCTAGAATAGAAACAAACTGATGCTTTTGGTAATGAAATGAATACAAATAGTTCATATTTGCATCAACAAAACAGCATTTTCAATAAAGTCACATATTTGCAACTGTAGAAGTGAATCTTTGTTTACAGTGCTGAGTTTTtataatagtagcagtattatATGTACTGGTTCCCACTTTAATAATCACAACTTTGATGATGTGTTAGGTAGCAAACCCTGAGAGTAAAGCTATTAGTGAGCAACCATGAGAGGAGCTGCAATAAATACAATTATCAGTTTTAAAGTATCAAGTTTATCATTGGTCATTTAGATGTTAATGATGAGTGAAACACTGGGTTATTTAGCAATTGCACTGCACAACCAGAACTGTGCCACCGGATTAGCCAATATGCAGTGATTCAGACATATATGGATGCTATTCCTTGTGGTAACAaagcacaccacacacaaccaCATTACCTGGGTTTGTAGCAACCTCTAGGTTTCACCAGCACACACTAAGCTTCTAGAGCACTAACCCTACCACCAAGAACCATGACTCTTAGAACTGCTGCACTATATGAGTAGAAAGTGGCTTGAGATAAGTTACTAGAGTTGTGAAGGTGAagatggtagtgatagtggtggcagAGATGCACTGCCTTGCAAAGCACACTTAGCTCTGTATGCAGCATAAATTGGCTCTTCACAGCAAGCATATGAGATGTTGAAAGTCATGGCGAAAgtagaaaaaacactgaatcaTGAGCCATAAGAGTTTTGACCCCccacaaaagaggaggaagagtcaaGGCATGGCTGTAGCTTTGGATAAGGAATGTAGGCTTGAGACACTTACTAAGAAGCAAGTTGGTCAACAAAAAATGGCCATAATAGTTGGTGGCCATGGTCAGGTCAAAGCCATCACATGTTATCTCTTGTATCTCCTTGCCGCCAATCCCAGCATTATTTACCTGGAAAGTGGAAGGAGTGCATGAGGAGGTGAGTTGGAGAAAATGTAGGAAGATGTGATGAGAAGTGTCTGAGAGTAAGTGTAGTGATGCAGTATCTGAGTGTGTAGGAGCATATTGGTGCCCTGGGTAGATGTGTTAAGAAAAGACTGAGGAGGTGTAGGTAAACAGGATGGATGAAGCATGTAACAATGTAGATGGAATGAGTATGTGTAAGGAAAAtggtaggggaggagggagcTTGTGGCTAGCAGTGGAGATAGAGAATCTGGGGCTGTAAGGAACGGTATTTTGCAGTTAAATTAAAGGAAGTgtgtggaaaaggagggaaaattggTGTAATATTGGCCAAAGGGAtggaaaatggagggaaagagaggatagCTCTGCTGAGGGAGTATGGAAAAGAAGGCTGAAAGGCTATTACATGACAAAGCAGAAGAGGGAATAATGGATGGAGGAATATGGAAGACAAGAGGGGATACCTACCAGGATATGGATGGCACCCTCTGTCTTTAGTACTTCTTCAGCAAAGGACCTGACAGAGGAAAGGTCAGAGGTATCCAGCAGACATACCACCACATTTTTGTTGCCTGTCACTGAGATGATATAGTCTGTAAGGAAGTAAAAGGAGGCTGTTATatgtggaaacacacacacacacacacacacacacacacacacacacacacacacacacacacacacacacacacacacacacacacacacacaacactgtaGTCATTAACATGCTTGGCTTAAAACCAAAAAGGTCTGGGTTCAAGTCCTATGAGCAGCAGGGCAGACAGGCAAACcttttaatgtgtagccccCTGTTCACTTACCAGCAAGTAGGTATGGAATGTAAGCTGAGGACTTGTGACCTCAGTGTACAGGTGTGTAAGTAGTCTTAGTCCTAAGCAAAGATCAGTTACTATGAGCTCTGAGGTCTACCTATAGGAGAATAACTGAGTGTGTTACAAGACCAGCTGACAACTGTtggtaaataacacacacacatacacacacacacacacacacaaacacacacacacacacacacacacacacacacacacacaggtaggtaAACACGGTGAGATGGATGAAGCGATATGAGAGAGGGTTGTGAAAGGGTGAAAGGTAGGTATGTCATAGAATCACTTGCATGGAtcatgagaaagagaaatgtctaatctatctgtatgtctgtttacaAACACTATCATTGATAAGGTGGATCCCATAGTGTGTCACCACTATGcacagtatacacacacacacctacacactgaCATCAGTTTCTATATAATCTACACAGAATGTGAGTAGAGCCTATCCTCACCAGCCACTAACTGTGCCTTCGTCTGGTTTCTACAAGCAAGGATGACCCGAGCACCACGCTTTGCCAGGTCCTTGGCAGTCTCCTTCCCAATGCCTGTAATACACAAGATGAGACATTTAGTACATCTCGCCAAACACCAATTCTGGAGACAAGGTGACAGAAGAAAAGATCATAAAGCAGAGTGGCTAAGTCAATGACGTGAGGTGATGAGTGGTCATGGCAAGGATGTAATTCAAGATGTTTTTTATAGTCACTAGTGATCAATCTATTAGTTACTGGTGGCCACATTTATTCCTTTCACATTACCAGCTGTCCGCAGTAAATTTCCAACATAGTTTTATTGACTTTGTAGCTTCTCTTTACCTGACCTCTCTTGTTTGagatgtgacacacacacaaacacacacacacacacacacattaagaagTCAAGtaatagaaagacaaagagcCTCACCTGCAGATGCCCCTGTAACAATAGCAGTCATCCCAGCAAGGCTAcgagtggaggtgcagcgccgCATCATGCACCGGTgcaccaccaacgccaccaccaccacaactaccactgtTAGCAACATGGCAGCAGTTATTTTTGTGAATAAGGCACTATGGAGGGGAACGTCAGGGTGCAGGACCATAGAGATCACACCTGTAAAAATAACATCAGTAAAAATGTGTTGGAAATAGAGATACATTGAGGGCAAAGAGCATGGATATGTGTTATGTTGTTTGGCCTTTGGGGAAGACTGATGCTAGTGTCTGAAAGTAATTACGTTAATGTGGTCTGATGATCCTAGTATGGTACTTTTTGACTGGTACTTAAAACTGGGAGTtcttattaattcattcatttacttatttattcattatacagtttatttaattaattcaatttatctattgtgtgtgtgtgtgtgtgtgtgtgtgtgtgtgtgtgtgtgtgtgtgtgtgtgtgtgtgtgtgtgtgtgtctgaatgtCAGCGTCAAGCCTTAATTATTACTCCTGTGTTTTCTTAGAATTCTTAGAgcaataataagagaaaaataaggtaaaCAACAAGTGTTCAAGTGACAAACTGTCTACAAGAAGTAGTGATGAGGTGGCCCCTCACAACAGGAGTTATCACCAAATGACTAATTCAAGGAGAAAAAGGGTTCCCATACCTAGTGATGCAAGTGGTGGAAGAGACAAAACTGACGCTAACAATTGGCCACACTGCCATCATCCTCCAATACTTTACCACTATCACTTATTATCAGTTACACAAGATTAATGACAACTCCACTGGTCAGCACCTAAGGGTACTCTTATCCAAGGCTATGAGTGGTCATTGTGTAACACTGCCTCTATCTACCATCATCATATCTGTTCCACTAAAGCACTAGATAATAAAATTAATGTAATAAATATTTTCCATCTGTATATCTAGCTATAGCTGGACAACTGATATTTAACAATTGTCCAGCCCGAGCAGGATATGCAGATATAGTTTCCTAGAATACTTGCTTAGAATAACTTGGCTAGGCATGTGGTATCATCCACAGgattataatattttcttttcctccttctgttggTGACTGATGTACTGGAAAATGGTGCTGGCTGTTGTTCAGGCACACTGCATacaagtggtgatggtgatggtaaaggTGTAGCATTTGGTGATGGGTCCAAGGGTGACCATGATGCTGAGGATGCTGATGAAGCTGATGAAAACTCTTTGAAGGAACTATAGAGAGTGTTTCCTGAGTCCACTATTCACAAATATCCATGGCACATCTGTCAGAAAGCTGTAGATCCTACATGACAGATCCCTGTATGTGTCCTGGTTCCCATTTGTAGTAATTAAATAATATTAATTcaataaagaaacaatgaaatgtAACAATGTAATATCTAATTTGAATCCCATAAAAATATAACACATATAAAAGCCAAGTATTATCATAAACAAGTCAGTTGCTATAGCATCTGAATGCAGTTCAATGCATTTCCTTTAGTGCAATAAAGCTAGAAAAAAAGTGAGCAAGATTACAGTAAAACATTCATTGTTTGCCAAAATGCAAAGTATGGTCTGTACACTCAACCATTATTGTACTGTACTTACTTCACTTGTGAAATTTTCACTTGAATGTGTTTTGGAGTTGTCCAGCGTGTCCTTGTGAGAAGACATGCTTCGAAACAACTTCCATTTGGCAACACAGCCACCAGATGATCCACTTGGAGTAATCTGAGTCTTCCAGTACTCTTTCATTAAATATGTTCTCAGGTTGTTGAACTTGGATCTCACTTGGTCTGCAAAACAGTGAAATCCATAAATTTGCTTGCAACCACCTCAATGATCAGGCAACAGATGCCTAGTGCCATTATAAAATTATAACTGGTCTCATGGTAATCGTAGCAGTGCTCGTACAcaattttatatattgtttagGATGAGACAATTTAGCTGTCTGCCAGTCTGGGTGTTACAGCCTCAACAACTTATGGTTAAAACAACCAAAACCCACTAAAATCCTAAATTTACTTAGCATATCTTTATATCATAAACAAAGGATTTTCATTACATAAAAGCTGATAATAACCTTCCTCCATGAAGATGATCACTTCTGTTTGATGATGCAGATGAAAAAGATGACAGAGTCAACTAGAATTGACGAAAAAAGTTAACAGAAAATGTGCTTGTGTGATGGCGCCTTAAGAATGATTTTGAAAGGCAGTCAGTAGGCATCCATTATCCAGCCAAATCAGCAGCTGGTACAACCCTATTCAGGAACAGGTGTTAAGTGCATCAAACAAGGCTTTagctcctttctcttcactagAACAACAGTAAACAGTCTCAGAGGTAAGAAAAGCTACGATCAGCCTCTACCCATTCTTAGGCTACAGAGCAGGTGGTTTTCAGGTAACCTCAAGTTAATTTTATATGTAACCTCAAGTTAATTTTACAAGTAACCTCAAATTAAATTTACACAAAGTTCCTTAAATACTATCTAACAAATGAAACCCTGACAAGACCAATAGTACAGTATTATTAACTGTTCAAGGTTCAATCTTCTGCATCCTGATATCATAATTAACTGCCAAATTAGTATATTCTTGTAATTCCACAAAACTGCTTGAGGCATCTTTAGATTCCAAATTGATTTTAAAGACTTATATTGGGAGAAATTATTCTCCTCTAAAAAGAGTGGTCTTATGATGAAATGCAGAGAGTTTTCCAGAGATAAGcttattttggatttttttcattttgttgttatttgaaTAAAATAGGCCAGTTTGGATATCAGCACCTCCATTTCATCAAAAACTCTTGGATTCTTCTAAGCTTATAAAGGTTATGTGGTCTAATCTCAACTTGCAACTTCATCATCAAATGGTAGTGTTTTTCTTAAAGATTGTTAATAACCACCCTCTTCAGACTGCATTATTGGCTCACTTAACTCAATTTCATGTTTCCCACCTACAATCACAGGAAATTATATGTTTTCCATCTCCAACCACATGAATTAACATGTTTTCCACCTACAACCATGTGAATTAACATTTCTCATCTTCAACTATGTTAATTAACATGTTTCCCATCTCCAACCATGTTAATTAGTGAATTAACATGTTTTCTGTCTCCCTTTCCATGCCGCCAACACTGTCATGTTAACACCGCCTACAAAACACAACTAAATACACAAGCCTCACACCAGTGctggttttgtttttgttgcagcCTTGTTCATTTGGGCTGTGGTGCCACAGCCTACACATCCCACAGGTGCAGGTAGTTAATGGGTCTGTTTATCAGATCCTGTGAATTTACCTGTCCTCTGAAGAAAAGTCTTGATATGCCACCACCCAGCTGCCCTGTGTGAATTGTGTCCTATCACTTCTTGATGGGagcagagttgttgttgttatcgttgttgttattgttggggCTACCTGGTAAAAAAATCACATGAGACCCATTGCATACCACTGGTTGCATAGCATAAGTCTAATGCATAGCTTCAAACAagcaaagcaaaacaaataTGCAGTAACACATGCACCTATATGTGAGAAAGTTGGCCACTCTTATTTATAAAGGTTGCTGCCCTTTGGAGGATTTTATAGTAGAGGGGAGGGTCAAAACCTGCCCCATCCAGCAGCATGGCAAAACTCAGGCAATAATCACTGAGAGGTGGCACAAAGGGGTACACACAAGCCATGGAAACGAGGGCAATAGAGAAGATGTTTCCTCTTGATTATAGTCTGACTTCTCTGAGAAGAGTGTGAGCCATCTGTGAAGATTGGTGTATGGGATGCATAACATTTGTTGATCTTGGCAAGGAAAAGTTGATTTGTGATTTGTGGTAGGACTGTGCCTTTGTAAAAACCAGCAAGATCTAAGGAGACAAATGAGAGTATGTCGATCCATGGCAGGATGAGAAAAACAGATGAAGCAGAAATTGATGGAGTAGGGAGATGTAGTGTGGAGTTCTGTATGAGGGCAGCTGTCTTTTCTTGCAGTGTCAAGTTCGCTGTGGGgataaatttgcagtttcatttttttttttttttggaggggggcACATACGAGTGATATATAGACTTTGATAttgtagggaaatttccctagaagtCAAGGAAATTTCCTAAATGTAGCAAACCAAAAACCTATTATAACCAGGGGGCTGTGCCCCCCCCTTGAACCCCCACCATTAGTACATTCGAACACAACCAGAAagctaaggtaacctaaccttaccttacctaaccttacctatcctaacctaacctaattacatCCCGACCTTATTACTCGTttgggttttattatagtttaagccattacacactacgtggtaataacctacctcattttgttcttctcagtattcacatcatttctaatgattacactacttgtcggaaattaataataataggcctgggaatgcacagcgctctcaactttttctaagtccacaggtaaacataaatggtgtattgttgcctgaacttcagttgtttaaTGCTTTGAATTGTGGGTAGCTGCTGGATAGGATCACTGTGTCTATAATTCCTCGGGCCAATCACGTGCTACCACCACTTAACACCACGAGTTGCACCAATAGGAAGTCTCTATAAGTACCCATAAGCTGCgcgggcaggttaggttaggttagattccccacaggcccccaagcttgcttgagggattggggggccgtgggtagagattggggacattggcttaaactataaatttaccctCGTTTGCGACAAGGTAATATGGGACTAGAAATGTTCCTTGAGTGTGATCCAGACCGTGAAACACTTCATACTTACGTGCGATTTATTGGGGGCCCCACTTGGAATACCAAGAGTTTCATTGAGAAGTGATTTTAGTGGACGTGAAGTTGTGAGAGTGTTGCACATCTTCGTTTGATGtgcatccctcccctctcatgttGAGACCGCTTATTTGAAGGCCCCACAACCCTCCCTCTCCATAGTCATCGCTTCgctttcatcctcttctgctTCACTCTTAGCAACCCATTCACCCGCAAAAAACAACccaaaaaaagcaagaaaagcaaGCAGAAAACCTCAGGCAAAATCAAACATATAACTCTTACCGTACAGACTCCATGTGCTCCAGTGCTGCCTCCTTAGCAGTTGGGTAAACAAACATCCCACTACCACCAGCGACTACACCCCCAAAATTAgttttacgtatattttttttttcaaatatatttatataaatttAGGCAGTATATGATAAAATATGAACTgtaggataaataaaaaaaaacattaaatacgTGTTCGTAATAAGTTTAAGTGCTATAAGGAGTATGTAGTACATGAATCAATAATCATTTTATCACACCCTATGCGACTCTGGaaagtgaaacacacacacacacacacacacacacacacacacacacacacactgcattacCATCTGGGGGTAAAATCAaatattcctaaaaaaaaaacattcctgaGTGAGGCTGAGTCAGCAAGAGCCGAAAGATCATGCTGGCCTCGCGGCATAATCACGCTGTCACCGTCACAgcaatgcagtgtgtgtgtcccttgtgCACAACCCTGGGTACAGCAAGCACCATCCTAACTACGCATTGTCGCCACGTTCTGAGATGCACGTGTCTCTCACACGTGTAATGACCGGTTTGGGAGACTCGCAGTGAAGCCTGATATACTGCATTGTGGCAGCAATACGACAGTTATTTACATAGTGTTTAATAATACTCTTACCATCGATTTTGCTTTCCTCAACGCAGATCTGTAACTTGTCAACGATTACTGACTTTCAACAT
This window of the Scylla paramamosain isolate STU-SP2022 chromosome 1, ASM3559412v1, whole genome shotgun sequence genome carries:
- the LOC135102004 gene encoding retinol dehydrogenase 11-like isoform X1; this translates as MPSQVILSVISMVLHPDVPLHSALFTKITAAMLLTVVVVVVVALVVHRCMMRRCTSTRSLAGMTAIVTGASAGIGKETAKDLAKRGARVILACRNQTKAQLVADYIISVTGNKNVVVCLLDTSDLSSVRSFAEEVLKTEGAIHILVNNAGIGGKEIQEITCDGFDLTMATNYYGHFLLTNLLLKRLKESAPSRVVNVSSLAHFFVWRLNLKDLNFKKRSYSLLKAYSQSKLCNILFSLELAEKLRGSGVVVNSLHPGTINSEFVRDEMVMSWWRKPFLLFARIMLRLLGKDSELGAQTTIHLAVSEEVEGVTGKYFDECKEATSSWLAQNSGLAKALWEITEADVQLAPSEIFY
- the LOC135102004 gene encoding retinol dehydrogenase 11-like isoform X2; the encoded protein is MVLHPDVPLHSALFTKITAAMLLTVVVVVVVALVVHRCMMRRCTSTRSLAGMTAIVTGASAGIGKETAKDLAKRGARVILACRNQTKAQLVADYIISVTGNKNVVVCLLDTSDLSSVRSFAEEVLKTEGAIHILVNNAGIGGKEIQEITCDGFDLTMATNYYGHFLLTNLLLKRLKESAPSRVVNVSSLAHFFVWRLNLKDLNFKKRSYSLLKAYSQSKLCNILFSLELAEKLRGSGVVVNSLHPGTINSEFVRDEMVMSWWRKPFLLFARIMLRLLGKDSELGAQTTIHLAVSEEVEGVTGKYFDECKEATSSWLAQNSGLAKALWEITEADVQLAPSEIFY
- the LOC135102004 gene encoding retinol dehydrogenase 11-like isoform X3, which gives rise to MPSQVILSVISMVLHPDVPLHSALFTKITAAMLLTVVVVVVVALVVHRCMMRRCTSTRSLAGMTAIVTGASADYIISVTGNKNVVVCLLDTSDLSSVRSFAEEVLKTEGAIHILVNNAGIGGKEIQEITCDGFDLTMATNYYGHFLLTNLLLKRLKESAPSRVVNVSSLAHFFVWRLNLKDLNFKKRSYSLLKAYSQSKLCNILFSLELAEKLRGSGVVVNSLHPGTINSEFVRDEMVMSWWRKPFLLFARIMLRLLGKDSELGAQTTIHLAVSEEVEGVTGKYFDECKEATSSWLAQNSGLAKALWEITEADVQLAPSEIFY